Proteins from a genomic interval of Methanobacteriaceae archaeon:
- a CDS encoding zinc-ribbon domain-containing protein gives MIKCPQCGLINEENSNFCKSCGENIHSTCDFCPKCGKENSGNAKFCANCGKSLEKQNSGLKTQNNLKTKLKPDGSDNSGKIVALDLTPAESLVLLNQGTLTKELLKVTFIDLIFKNVFKIDVQEVEKKGIFGRKMVKETYLHEGKNFNMPLKPHEEVFRKHLPSKVDSKRFRKLQQSVARSSSDYNRKKLLEPLTSQGYLHVEKKFLGKKYSLSDKGEETRVLILKLKEEGQNLENWIESDPERARAYLLMGGSNIFLTDDYYFEWFKNNSKKIAILFAGAAVIGTAYAFSRIRWYRGFSFSPDMDFDDFGSFDDSFVDIFSDVSTFDAFDSVEFDDFDAGFDGGGFDVGDGGDGGGGGE, from the coding sequence TTGATTAAATGTCCCCAATGTGGATTAATTAATGAAGAAAACTCAAATTTTTGCAAGTCTTGTGGAGAAAATATACATTCTACCTGTGATTTTTGTCCAAAATGTGGTAAAGAAAATTCGGGGAATGCTAAATTTTGCGCAAATTGTGGTAAGAGTTTAGAAAAACAAAATAGTGGTTTAAAAACTCAGAACAATCTAAAAACTAAATTAAAACCAGATGGATCTGATAATTCTGGCAAAATAGTTGCCCTAGATTTAACTCCGGCTGAATCACTTGTACTTTTGAACCAGGGAACTTTAACCAAAGAACTGCTGAAAGTTACATTCATAGATCTTATTTTCAAAAATGTCTTTAAAATAGATGTTCAGGAAGTTGAAAAGAAAGGAATATTTGGAAGGAAAATGGTTAAGGAAACCTACCTTCATGAAGGAAAAAATTTCAACATGCCTCTTAAACCTCATGAAGAAGTTTTCAGGAAACATCTACCTAGTAAAGTTGACAGCAAACGATTTAGAAAGCTTCAACAGAGTGTAGCCAGGTCATCAAGTGACTATAACCGGAAGAAACTACTGGAACCCTTGACTTCTCAGGGATATTTACACGTGGAAAAAAAGTTTTTAGGAAAGAAATATTCTTTAAGTGATAAAGGCGAAGAAACAAGGGTATTAATCTTGAAATTAAAAGAAGAAGGCCAAAATTTGGAAAATTGGATAGAATCAGATCCTGAAAGAGCCCGAGCATATCTTTTAATGGGTGGATCAAATATTTTCCTGACTGATGACTATTATTTTGAGTGGTTTAAGAATAACTCTAAAAAAATAGCCATATTATTTGCTGGTGCAGCTGTTATTGGAACGGCCTATGCATTCAGCAGAATTCGATGGTATCGAGGATTTAGTTTTTCGCCAGATATGGACTTTGATGACTTTGGTAGTTTTGATGACAGCTTTGTTGATATATTCTCCGATGTTAGCACCTTTGATGCCTTTGATTCGGTAGAATTTGATGATTTTGATGCGGGATTTGATGGCGGGGGATTCGACGTTGGTGATGGTGGTGATGGTGGAGGGGGTGGAGAATAG
- a CDS encoding metalloregulator ArsR/SmtB family transcription factor gives MDTKKMAKVFKALSNPNRLELYLQIVEKQENCYEAECGCLISDITKSLNIGAPTISHHLKELSNAELIFTERKGKFLVARVNEEMVNEVNELLKLHNNES, from the coding sequence ATGGATACCAAAAAAATGGCCAAGGTCTTCAAAGCTCTATCCAATCCTAATCGCTTAGAATTATACTTACAAATCGTTGAAAAACAGGAAAATTGTTACGAAGCAGAATGTGGATGCTTAATCAGTGATATTACCAAGTCATTGAATATTGGCGCCCCTACTATTTCCCATCACCTTAAAGAATTATCCAACGCGGAATTAATATTTACTGAGAGAAAAGGCAAATTTTTAGTGGCTAGAGTGAATGAAGAAATGGTTAATGAAGTTAATGAACTTTTAAAGCTACATAATAATGAATCTTAA
- a CDS encoding flavodoxin family protein, translated as MKTAIIYKSIHHGNTKKIAEVISEALEADLIDLKDAHPDIIKEYDLIGFGSGIYYYRPHKKLRKFVEGLDKVENKKAFTFITSGNGKPNKWLSEKLSHKGFEVLGDFECKGFDTYGPLKLVGGHNKGQPNEDDFKDAENFAKSLK; from the coding sequence ATGAAAACTGCAATAATTTACAAGTCAATACATCATGGAAATACTAAAAAAATCGCTGAAGTAATTTCCGAGGCTCTGGAAGCAGATTTAATAGATTTAAAAGATGCCCATCCAGATATCATAAAAGAATATGATCTAATTGGCTTTGGTTCTGGAATATACTACTACCGCCCCCACAAAAAACTTAGAAAGTTTGTGGAAGGCTTGGATAAAGTTGAAAACAAAAAAGCATTTACATTCATTACCAGCGGCAATGGAAAACCAAATAAATGGTTAAGTGAAAAATTATCCCATAAAGGCTTTGAAGTTCTGGGTGACTTTGAGTGCAAAGGATTTGACACCTATGGGCCTTTAAAATTAGTAGGTGGACATAATAAAGGCCAGCCCAATGAAGATGATTTTAAAGATGCTGAAAACTTTGCTAAAAGTTTAAAATAA
- a CDS encoding nitroreductase family protein: MDKADLYETIFKRKSIRKFDLTPLDENTLKEISDCLQTLEPLHENIKIEFKIISPDLVKRRMMKKAPHYIAVFSEVKESYLSNVGFMLQQMDLFLSANGLGACWQGIPTLKKEALEISNLKFIILMPFGNPQETLHRTNISEFKRKPLKEITDIEGADNILEAARIAPTATNAQSWFFTGDKNLIHAYYIEPGRVKGLLTKKYPPMDVGIGLYHLKLAGEHFGRKPEIIFDKNLAKNLKKEYNYVASLKLND; the protein is encoded by the coding sequence ATGGATAAAGCAGACCTTTATGAAACAATATTCAAAAGAAAGTCCATTAGAAAGTTTGATTTAACTCCACTGGATGAAAACACTTTAAAGGAGATTTCAGATTGTCTTCAAACATTGGAACCCTTGCATGAAAACATTAAAATTGAATTTAAAATAATATCACCTGATTTAGTGAAAAGAAGGATGATGAAAAAAGCCCCTCATTACATAGCCGTATTTTCAGAGGTTAAAGAAAGTTACTTGAGCAACGTAGGATTCATGCTACAGCAGATGGACCTATTCCTTTCGGCCAATGGATTAGGAGCATGCTGGCAGGGCATTCCCACTCTAAAAAAAGAGGCTTTAGAAATTTCTAATCTAAAATTTATAATTTTAATGCCCTTTGGGAACCCCCAGGAAACATTGCACAGAACTAATATCTCTGAATTTAAAAGAAAACCGCTAAAAGAAATAACTGACATCGAAGGTGCTGATAATATACTGGAAGCAGCTCGTATAGCTCCTACTGCAACTAATGCTCAGTCCTGGTTTTTTACTGGAGATAAAAACTTAATCCATGCATATTATATTGAACCCGGGCGTGTTAAAGGACTTTTGACTAAAAAATATCCTCCTATGGATGTGGGGATTGGCCTTTATCATCTGAAACTGGCCGGCGAACATTTTGGCCGAAAACCAGAAATTATATTTGATAAAAACCTGGCTAAGAATCTTAAAAAAGAATATAACTATGTTGCCAGCTTGAAATTAAATGATTAA
- a CDS encoding TMEM175 family protein → MHMSKNRIETLVDGIFAIAMTLLVLDLAVPHLNAPLSNMVIQHALYGLLPSFISLAVSFVLLAMFWNIHHRIYSQIKSVNTTLLWVNMIWLLFIVLVPFSASLNGDYGDFTISDIIFNINMLGIALVLFLNVYIINRSDFLHENADMGQLKSSEKSTLLFIAIALVALALAFMTPRWGNLVYLLIFPLEMLIDR, encoded by the coding sequence ATGCATATGAGTAAAAATCGTATCGAAACCTTGGTGGACGGAATATTCGCCATTGCCATGACGTTACTGGTTTTGGATTTAGCGGTACCCCATTTAAATGCCCCATTAAGCAACATGGTAATACAACATGCTCTTTATGGTTTATTACCTTCTTTTATCTCATTGGCTGTAAGTTTCGTTCTGCTGGCCATGTTCTGGAATATACATCATCGTATTTATAGCCAGATAAAGTCCGTGAATACTACCTTACTTTGGGTAAACATGATATGGCTATTATTTATAGTTTTAGTTCCTTTTTCAGCCTCTTTAAATGGAGATTACGGGGATTTCACTATTTCGGATATTATTTTTAATATAAACATGCTGGGAATAGCATTAGTTCTTTTCTTGAATGTTTACATAATAAATCGTAGTGATTTTTTACATGAAAATGCGGATATGGGACAACTAAAGTCCAGTGAAAAATCTACATTGCTATTTATAGCAATTGCCCTGGTTGCTTTGGCTTTGGCGTTTATGACTCCGCGTTGGGGTAATTTAGTGTATCTTCTTATTTTCCCTCTGGAGATGCTAATTGATAGATAA
- a CDS encoding cation transporter encodes MADNKTVLGYDKFLMMALHQGPLSLDELWEKSILFLSLIWYQQLPEKGQPLAERLLFTLSHMRSHLEDGITHEASQGTEEEMAKLIDDGWVKLNDDKKYELTAEGLIKAEKYVKSTKKEAILADKELKPSTTAKNTTFLDAFLAVLKLGSGLISGSMGLIADGTDATMDTVEAILVWLGIKYHRENLSTFLVIFGLFIAAVSVLFDSVTHLLATLAGHAAPMTLPYLVIGVEGIAILAAVFLFYYQRYVGKVTNSLTLISQSVDSKNHIFIGTSVIIGAIFAIYGVYFVDAVIGLIVGANIFKDAVGLLREAISAQKGDEADYSQEYKLPLQECWEENQLVAFRNWILYTLWAKESKTRPDIVKSLERVFHPDNYIPVLSELKATCNGHYDFEGQFDDLIRPLKEPELLIEEIEEEYYLTEDGEKHMKKFISHFKYYDVHESDAILLAMAQDKKE; translated from the coding sequence ATGGCTGATAATAAAACAGTTTTAGGTTACGATAAATTTCTGATGATGGCCCTTCACCAAGGCCCACTTAGTTTAGATGAATTATGGGAAAAATCCATATTATTTTTATCTCTGATTTGGTATCAGCAGTTACCTGAGAAAGGTCAGCCCTTGGCTGAAAGATTACTTTTCACACTTTCCCACATGCGCTCTCATCTGGAAGATGGAATAACCCATGAAGCCAGCCAAGGAACTGAAGAAGAAATGGCTAAGTTGATTGATGATGGCTGGGTTAAGCTGAATGATGATAAAAAATATGAATTAACAGCAGAAGGCCTGATTAAAGCTGAAAAATATGTAAAAAGTACTAAAAAAGAGGCAATCCTGGCAGATAAAGAATTAAAACCTTCCACCACGGCCAAAAACACCACATTTTTAGATGCCTTCCTGGCAGTGCTTAAACTAGGTAGTGGTTTAATAAGCGGCAGTATGGGTTTAATTGCAGATGGTACTGATGCTACCATGGACACTGTGGAGGCCATTTTAGTTTGGCTGGGAATTAAATATCACCGAGAAAATCTAAGTACATTTCTGGTTATCTTTGGATTATTCATTGCTGCAGTGAGTGTTTTATTCGATTCAGTCACTCACCTATTAGCCACCTTAGCGGGGCATGCTGCACCTATGACCCTACCTTATCTAGTTATAGGCGTTGAAGGAATAGCCATATTGGCCGCAGTATTTCTTTTTTATTATCAACGATATGTGGGAAAGGTCACCAACAGTTTAACCTTAATATCCCAGTCGGTAGATTCTAAAAACCATATATTTATCGGTACATCAGTTATTATAGGTGCTATTTTCGCAATATACGGTGTTTATTTCGTGGATGCAGTGATTGGATTAATTGTAGGGGCTAATATCTTTAAAGATGCTGTAGGTTTACTTAGAGAAGCTATTTCCGCCCAAAAAGGTGATGAAGCAGATTATTCACAGGAATATAAACTACCATTACAAGAATGTTGGGAAGAAAATCAACTGGTGGCCTTTAGAAACTGGATTTTATACACCTTATGGGCCAAAGAATCCAAAACCAGACCAGATATTGTTAAATCCTTAGAAAGGGTTTTCCACCCAGATAACTACATCCCAGTACTCAGCGAGCTTAAAGCCACCTGCAATGGACATTACGATTTTGAAGGCCAGTTTGACGATCTTATTCGCCCTTTAAAAGAACCTGAACTTTTAATTGAAGAAATTGAGGAAGAATACTATTTAACTGAAGACGGGGAGAAACATATGAAAAAGTTCATTTCCCACTTCAAATACTATGATGTCCATGAATCAGATGCTATATTACTGGCCATGGCCCAGGATAAGAAAGAGTGA
- a CDS encoding TetR/AcrR family transcriptional regulator, producing the protein MPRPWSEKEKEVIKKSLLKEGRNLFEKYGLQKTTIDEIVSATNISKGSFYLFYKSKEELYFDVLEEVENKFKEKMFENVFQPGKNRRECFKTFLNKMVELLTTMPLYKEITSSNYELLLLKLPEKTLNEHLQRDQKDISKYFNYWMEQGWMKRVDMESLNGLLLSMIHFIIHRDDFQGGNFEASMELWIEALSSYLIIEENEK; encoded by the coding sequence ATGCCTAGGCCTTGGAGTGAAAAAGAAAAAGAAGTAATTAAGAAATCCCTGTTAAAAGAAGGGCGAAATCTTTTCGAGAAATATGGGCTTCAAAAAACAACAATAGATGAGATTGTAAGTGCTACAAATATATCTAAAGGTTCATTCTATTTATTTTATAAATCCAAGGAAGAATTATACTTTGATGTTTTAGAAGAGGTAGAAAATAAATTTAAAGAGAAAATGTTCGAAAACGTATTTCAGCCAGGAAAAAATAGACGCGAATGTTTCAAAACTTTTCTTAATAAAATGGTTGAATTGTTAACTACCATGCCTCTGTACAAAGAGATAACTTCATCAAATTATGAATTACTCCTCCTAAAACTCCCTGAAAAAACCTTGAACGAACACTTACAACGCGATCAGAAAGACATTTCTAAATATTTTAATTACTGGATGGAACAAGGTTGGATGAAAAGAGTGGACATGGAGTCTCTCAATGGCCTATTGCTATCAATGATTCATTTTATAATACACCGGGATGATTTTCAAGGGGGAAATTTTGAAGCATCAATGGAATTATGGATTGAAGCATTATCATCTTACCTAATAATAGAAGAAAACGAAAAATAA
- a CDS encoding ABC transporter ATP-binding protein, translating into MKKIIKDEIIQTENLSKNYGSVKAVEGISLNVNKGEIYGFLGLNGAGKTTTIRMILGMVRPTTGSSYLNNEKVHSRSHNLWNNVGYLVEIPYSYPELTVRENLEITRRLRFLPSPNAVDSIIEKLKLGPYQDRKAKHLSLGNAQRLGLAKALIHNPEILILDEPTNGLDPAGIVEIRELLRDLAFDKGVTVFISSHILGEISKIATRIGIIHEGRLVQEMDAKELHCFRKRSLLIDLENKDGAMSILTRKGYNPTVNEEGLIEITNENAIIHPQDVNSNLVDAGFPPSMLKVEEEELESYFLRIIGQIGIV; encoded by the coding sequence TTGAAAAAAATAATCAAGGACGAGATTATTCAAACCGAAAATCTATCAAAAAACTATGGCTCTGTAAAAGCCGTAGAAGGAATATCCCTAAATGTCAATAAAGGAGAAATATATGGGTTTTTAGGTTTGAATGGTGCTGGTAAAACCACAACCATCAGGATGATACTGGGTATGGTACGTCCCACAACTGGTTCATCATACTTAAATAATGAAAAAGTCCATTCTCGAAGCCATAATCTCTGGAATAATGTAGGTTATCTTGTGGAAATACCTTACTCCTACCCCGAACTTACTGTAAGAGAAAATCTGGAAATCACCCGCAGATTACGTTTTCTTCCCAGCCCCAATGCAGTAGATTCTATTATTGAAAAGCTTAAACTTGGTCCTTATCAAGATAGAAAGGCAAAACATCTTTCTTTAGGGAATGCTCAGCGATTAGGACTTGCAAAAGCCCTGATACACAATCCTGAAATTCTTATCCTGGATGAACCTACCAATGGGCTAGATCCAGCAGGTATTGTTGAAATAAGAGAACTTTTACGTGACCTTGCCTTCGATAAAGGAGTTACCGTATTTATTTCCAGCCATATCCTTGGTGAAATCTCCAAGATTGCCACTCGCATTGGTATCATCCATGAAGGAAGACTTGTTCAAGAGATGGATGCTAAAGAATTGCATTGTTTCCGTAAGAGAAGTCTGTTAATTGATTTAGAGAACAAAGATGGGGCAATGTCAATTTTAACCAGAAAAGGTTATAATCCAACAGTTAATGAAGAAGGTTTGATTGAAATTACTAATGAAAATGCCATAATTCATCCACAAGATGTGAATTCAAATCTGGTAGATGCAGGTTTTCCACCATCCATGTTAAAAGTTGAAGAAGAAGAACTTGAATCATATTTCTTAAGAATTATTGGTCAAATAGGAATTGTTTAG
- a CDS encoding ABC transporter permease, which translates to MKGLYPTVWAEILKVRKSKIFIITLLAFSGIGITMGLMVFVSKNPELVGNSAMVSAKASMFKDDWSSFFGLLIMIILTLGTIGFGTITAWVFGREYSDRVVQDLLALPVPRYSIVLSKFITIIAWSFLLSLILFFSGILTGFLVNITHWSIIIAYHYFIIFLITSFFTMLLCTPVALVASFSRGYLAPLGFVIGTLIVTQIMFVGIPNITPYFPWAIPAIYSGISGAGAPNPDLISYMILILTTLLGLLGTVAWWQFADQN; encoded by the coding sequence ATGAAAGGTTTATATCCTACTGTTTGGGCAGAAATTCTTAAAGTAAGAAAGTCTAAAATATTTATAATAACATTATTGGCTTTTTCCGGCATTGGTATCACCATGGGGTTGATGGTTTTTGTTTCCAAAAATCCTGAGCTTGTGGGTAATTCTGCCATGGTCAGTGCCAAAGCTTCCATGTTTAAAGATGACTGGTCTTCCTTTTTTGGTTTGCTAATTATGATTATATTAACTCTGGGGACCATTGGTTTTGGAACCATTACGGCCTGGGTTTTTGGTCGAGAATATTCTGATAGGGTGGTACAAGACCTCTTAGCATTACCCGTACCCCGGTACAGCATAGTTTTATCAAAATTTATTACCATTATTGCATGGAGTTTTTTACTATCCTTAATTCTCTTTTTTTCTGGAATTTTAACCGGATTTTTAGTGAATATTACCCATTGGTCTATTATAATAGCGTACCATTACTTTATTATTTTCCTAATAACTTCATTTTTTACCATGTTGCTCTGTACCCCAGTAGCCCTTGTGGCGAGCTTTTCTCGAGGATACTTGGCACCATTAGGTTTTGTAATTGGTACCTTGATTGTGACCCAAATAATGTTTGTGGGGATCCCCAATATCACCCCCTACTTCCCATGGGCCATTCCCGCCATTTATAGTGGAATTTCGGGTGCTGGTGCTCCAAATCCTGATTTAATCAGTTATATGATCTTAATCTTAACTACTTTATTAGGTCTTTTAGGAACAGTAGCATGGTGGCAATTCGCAGATCAAAATTAA
- a CDS encoding GNAT family N-acetyltransferase, which translates to MSIKAAVKEHFQQSPIAEHWAYFFPDEIVTEVNELISENNGLEIRKFNPRDLDNCTELFKKVFSSAPWYDDWNSLEQAQNYLSELIRNPAFEGFVACEGSNVVAVCLGHNRSWWNGQEFFVDEFFVENEMQGNGIGTKLLDEVSNYLICQNYIRLTLLTNKEIPAEAFYLKNGFYNNIERTVMVKEL; encoded by the coding sequence GTGTCTATTAAAGCAGCAGTTAAGGAACATTTTCAGCAAAGCCCTATTGCTGAGCACTGGGCCTATTTTTTCCCAGATGAGATTGTAACTGAGGTGAATGAACTAATTTCCGAGAATAATGGCCTGGAAATTAGAAAATTTAATCCTCGTGATTTAGATAACTGCACAGAACTATTCAAAAAGGTATTTTCCTCTGCTCCCTGGTATGATGACTGGAACTCTTTGGAACAGGCCCAGAATTATCTGAGTGAATTAATTAGAAATCCTGCATTTGAAGGATTTGTGGCCTGTGAAGGTTCTAATGTGGTGGCTGTTTGTTTAGGCCATAATAGGTCCTGGTGGAATGGCCAGGAATTCTTTGTAGATGAGTTTTTTGTAGAAAATGAAATGCAGGGAAATGGAATAGGAACAAAATTATTGGATGAGGTTTCTAATTATCTCATCTGTCAGAATTATATTCGTTTGACACTATTAACTAATAAAGAAATACCGGCCGAAGCATTCTATCTGAAAAATGGCTTTTATAATAATATTGAACGGACGGTAATGGTTAAAGAGCTTTAA
- a CDS encoding class I SAM-dependent methyltransferase yields MLTKFSLKMLNREAASPKNKSLEIIKNLNIGSRMVVVDIGSGGGYFAQEFSKKVGEKGMVYAIDVNQKALDFISDNFEKENIKNAKTLLGNFNGVNLPEKSVDLIFLRNVFHHLSNQEEYFKNIKKILKSNGKIAIIDYNHKGFSLSGFLGHYTPENKLLDIMGRAGFFSSQKFDFLHNQLFMIFEKKK; encoded by the coding sequence ATGTTAACTAAATTTAGCTTAAAAATGTTAAATAGGGAAGCAGCTTCTCCAAAAAATAAGTCTCTAGAAATTATTAAAAATCTTAATATCGGATCTAGAATGGTTGTAGTAGATATAGGGTCTGGTGGAGGATATTTTGCCCAGGAATTTTCCAAAAAAGTCGGTGAAAAGGGGATGGTTTATGCCATTGATGTCAATCAGAAGGCCCTGGATTTTATATCTGATAATTTTGAAAAAGAAAATATTAAAAACGCTAAAACATTATTAGGTAATTTTAATGGTGTAAATCTGCCTGAAAAGAGTGTTGATTTGATTTTTTTAAGAAATGTTTTTCATCACCTATCTAATCAAGAGGAATATTTTAAAAACATAAAGAAAATTCTTAAAAGTAATGGTAAAATTGCCATAATTGATTATAACCATAAAGGATTTAGTTTGTCAGGATTTTTAGGCCATTATACTCCTGAAAATAAATTATTGGATATTATGGGCCGTGCTGGGTTTTTTAGTTCGCAGAAATTTGATTTTCTTCATAATCAATTATTCATGATCTTTGAAAAGAAAAAGTGA
- a CDS encoding 4Fe-4S ferredoxin, which yields MEFENLARKTIETECEDYYFGIADLSNVEKSETRKYGSLLDEYPNAISIGLTMFPKISHHTHQSEFEKIYNNTKNATDSKLDLITTQLSEILQKNGYAAFSVPKIETNEKLFLYLHKMAVTMAGLGRIEKDCTSLTLDKNKYVNWGTVLTNAPL from the coding sequence ATGGAATTTGAAAATTTGGCAAGAAAAACCATTGAAACTGAATGTGAAGACTATTATTTTGGTATTGCTGATTTATCCAATGTAGAAAAGTCTGAAACTAGAAAATATGGCTCTCTATTGGATGAATATCCTAATGCGATTTCTATAGGCCTAACCATGTTTCCTAAGATTTCCCACCATACACATCAAAGTGAATTTGAAAAAATTTATAATAACACAAAGAACGCCACGGATAGTAAACTGGATCTTATAACGACACAATTGAGTGAAATTCTGCAGAAAAATGGCTATGCAGCTTTTTCAGTTCCAAAGATCGAAACTAATGAAAAATTATTCCTGTATTTACATAAAATGGCTGTTACTATGGCGGGGCTAGGGCGAATTGAAAAAGATTGTACTTCCCTAACTCTGGATAAGAATAAATATGTTAATTGGGGCACCGTACTAACTAATGCCCCACTATAA
- a CDS encoding helix-turn-helix transcriptional regulator, whose protein sequence is MWDNWKNTLHNWKSLHEKVDQLHKLGGLRIWILHVLSHGPKNGVEIMDSIQEHYEGMYKMKDHFSDFSHSGRHYNMHLNKTMKRAASRPSPGSVYPMLKKMVAEDLITKMDDGKYDLTDTGRETIYEIFGNTHNRQGTYHQPQAIESALIEIDNYISYLEDINKENLAHHKEIIGSLQERITKIKDSLHEN, encoded by the coding sequence ATGTGGGATAACTGGAAGAATACATTACACAACTGGAAAAGTCTGCATGAGAAAGTAGATCAACTACATAAATTAGGCGGTTTGCGAATATGGATACTCCATGTACTTAGCCACGGCCCAAAAAACGGGGTAGAAATAATGGATTCTATACAGGAACACTATGAAGGAATGTATAAGATGAAAGATCATTTTTCAGACTTTTCTCATTCAGGAAGACACTACAACATGCATCTTAACAAAACCATGAAACGTGCGGCTTCACGCCCTTCGCCAGGTTCGGTTTATCCAATGTTAAAAAAAATGGTAGCTGAAGATTTAATAACTAAAATGGATGATGGAAAATACGATTTAACAGATACTGGCCGGGAAACCATCTATGAAATATTTGGAAATACCCATAACCGCCAGGGCACTTATCATCAGCCACAAGCCATTGAAAGTGCATTAATAGAAATTGACAACTACATTTCATATCTGGAAGATATAAACAAAGAGAATCTAGCTCATCATAAAGAGATAATAGGGTCTTTACAGGAGAGAATTACTAAAATTAAAGATTCACTTCATGAAAATTAA
- a CDS encoding GNAT family N-acetyltransferase: MDKYFKEYKISTDKSLLSIDIIYNFLSSTYWAGERSKEVIKKSIENSICFGVYFGVEQIGFARVVSDYATFCWMGDVFVHENHRGYGLGRKLIQTILESEEFIDLKWILATDDKHELYALLDLN, from the coding sequence ATGGATAAATATTTTAAAGAATACAAAATAAGCACAGACAAATCACTATTATCCATAGATATTATCTATAACTTCTTATCAAGCACTTATTGGGCGGGTGAAAGGTCAAAAGAGGTTATTAAGAAATCTATTGAAAACTCAATTTGTTTCGGGGTTTATTTTGGGGTTGAACAGATAGGCTTTGCACGTGTAGTATCTGATTACGCTACTTTCTGCTGGATGGGGGATGTTTTCGTCCATGAAAATCATCGGGGTTATGGATTAGGCAGAAAACTCATCCAAACAATTTTAGAATCAGAAGAATTTATAGACTTAAAGTGGATACTGGCTACTGATGATAAACATGAATTATATGCTCTATTGGATTTGAATTAG
- a CDS encoding GNAT family N-acetyltransferase — protein sequence MEIIYKKIKDFSQKELQDLFLSVEWDSGNYPEKLKRAINNSHRVYSAYDGDKLVGLINSLSDGVMTVYFHYLLVRPEYQSMGIGKRLVELMLEEYEGLARKAIIAYDDEVEFYKKCGFEVGEDKSAMFVTYLKT from the coding sequence ATGGAAATTATTTACAAAAAGATCAAGGATTTTTCGCAAAAAGAACTACAGGATTTGTTCCTTTCCGTGGAATGGGATTCGGGAAATTATCCTGAAAAACTAAAAAGGGCCATAAATAATTCGCACAGGGTTTACTCGGCCTATGATGGGGATAAATTAGTGGGTCTAATTAATTCTTTATCTGATGGAGTAATGACTGTCTATTTCCACTATTTGCTGGTCAGGCCAGAATATCAGAGTATGGGAATTGGGAAAAGGCTGGTGGAATTAATGCTGGAAGAATACGAGGGCCTGGCACGAAAAGCAATTATTGCCTATGATGATGAGGTTGAATTTTATAAAAAATGTGGTTTTGAAGTGGGAGAAGATAAAAGCGCCATGTTTGTTACTTATTTGAAAACATAA